A DNA window from Streptomyces sp. 71268 contains the following coding sequences:
- a CDS encoding ABC-2 family transporter protein — translation MRLHMAVIASGFRRYATYWAATAAGVFTNTVFGFIVAYTYIALWNQRPQLGGYDLEQAVTFVWLGQALLAASALLGGGFHEELQERIRSGDVAIDLYRPVDLQLWWLAGDLGRASFHLLGRGIVPLLVGSLVFELALPTSPLTWLYFLAAVALGVLVSFAIRYLVALSAFWLLDGSGLNMISLVLSLFFSGMILPLNVFPGALGDLAAVLPWSAILQVPADVLLGEHQGTGLVTAFAFQAGWAVVLLAAGRALQSVATRKVVVQGG, via the coding sequence GTGCGGCTGCACATGGCCGTCATCGCGAGTGGTTTCCGACGCTACGCGACCTACTGGGCGGCCACGGCCGCCGGGGTGTTCACCAACACCGTCTTCGGCTTCATCGTCGCGTACACGTACATCGCGCTGTGGAACCAGCGCCCGCAGTTGGGCGGCTACGACCTGGAGCAGGCCGTCACCTTCGTCTGGCTCGGGCAGGCGCTGCTGGCCGCGTCGGCGCTGCTGGGGGGCGGTTTTCACGAGGAGTTGCAGGAGCGCATCCGGTCCGGGGACGTGGCCATCGACCTGTACCGGCCGGTGGACCTGCAACTGTGGTGGCTGGCCGGCGATCTGGGCCGGGCCTCGTTCCACCTGCTGGGCCGCGGCATCGTGCCGCTGCTCGTCGGATCGCTGGTCTTCGAGCTGGCGCTCCCCACCTCGCCGTTGACCTGGCTGTACTTCCTGGCCGCGGTGGCCCTCGGGGTCCTGGTCAGCTTCGCCATCCGCTACCTGGTCGCCCTGTCCGCGTTCTGGCTGCTCGACGGGTCCGGGCTCAACATGATCAGCCTCGTGCTGTCGCTGTTCTTCTCCGGCATGATCCTGCCGCTCAACGTCTTCCCCGGGGCGCTGGGCGACCTGGCCGCCGTGCTGCCCTGGTCGGCGATCCTCCAGGTCCCCGCGGACGTGCTGCTCGGCGAGCACCAGGGCACCGGCCTCGTCACGGCCTTCGCCTTCCAGGCCGGTTGGGCCGTGGTGCTGCTGGCCGCGGGGCGCGCCCTGCAGTCCGTGGCGACCCGGAAGGTGGTGGTCCAGGGTGGCTGA
- a CDS encoding ABC transporter permease codes for MWVRSTMAYRTSFVIMTLGNLVVTALDFAVIALMFSHVDVLGGFGLAEVTFLYGTSSTAFGITDLLFGSTERIGRRVRDGTMDTLLVRPVPVLAQVAADRFALRRMGRIVQGVVLLGWSLAHLDVDWTWDRVLLLPVMLVSGAAIFASLFVAGAAFQFWASDAAEVQSSFTYGGTTLLQYPPTVFTTEVLRAVVFVIPLAFVNWLPALHILDRPQPVGLPGWVGFGAPLVAVACCALAGLAWGAGLRAYRSTGS; via the coding sequence ATGTGGGTGCGCTCGACGATGGCGTACCGCACCTCGTTCGTCATCATGACGCTGGGCAACCTCGTCGTGACCGCGCTCGACTTCGCCGTGATCGCGCTGATGTTCAGCCACGTGGACGTGCTCGGCGGGTTCGGCCTGGCCGAGGTGACGTTCCTCTACGGCACCAGCAGTACCGCCTTCGGCATCACCGACCTGCTGTTCGGCAGCACCGAGCGGATCGGGCGGCGGGTGCGGGACGGGACGATGGACACCCTTCTGGTGCGCCCGGTGCCGGTGCTCGCGCAGGTGGCGGCGGACCGGTTCGCGCTGCGCCGGATGGGGCGGATCGTGCAGGGCGTCGTCCTGCTCGGCTGGTCGCTCGCGCACCTGGACGTGGACTGGACCTGGGACCGGGTGCTGCTGCTGCCGGTGATGCTGGTGAGCGGCGCGGCCATCTTCGCGTCCCTGTTCGTGGCGGGCGCGGCCTTTCAGTTCTGGGCCAGCGACGCCGCCGAGGTGCAGAGTTCGTTCACGTACGGCGGTACGACGCTGCTCCAGTACCCGCCCACGGTCTTCACCACGGAGGTGCTGCGGGCGGTCGTCTTCGTCATCCCGCTCGCCTTCGTCAACTGGCTCCCCGCGCTGCACATCCTGGACCGCCCACAGCCGGTCGGCCTGCCGGGCTGGGTGGGCTTCGGCGCGCCGCTGGTCGCGGTGGCCTGCTGCGCGCTCGCCGGGCTGGCCTGGGGCGCGGGGCTGCGGGCCTACCGCAGCACGGGCAGTTGA
- a CDS encoding ATP-binding cassette domain-containing protein: MTADDAAFIEVDEVEKVFTVRRRAGWVRRERREVRAVDGISFRVPRGEMVGYIGPNGAGKSTTIKMLTGILVPSGGKLRVAGIDPAADRTRLARRMGVVFGQRTTLWWDLPLRDSYALVRRMYRIPDDRYRVNLERCVELLDLAELLEAPVRQLSLGQRMRGDIAAALLHDPEVLYLDEPTIGLDVISKAKVREFLREVNAEQGTTVLLTTHDLTDIEQLCRRVMVIDHGRVMYDGGLEGLHAVGESERTLVVDLERELPPITGIPGARTVRVEGPRQWLAFPATASAAPVVSAVAAAYPLVDLSVREPDIEDVIAKMYAERAG, from the coding sequence ATGACGGCGGACGACGCCGCGTTCATCGAGGTCGACGAGGTGGAGAAGGTCTTCACGGTGCGGCGGCGGGCCGGCTGGGTGCGGCGCGAGCGGCGCGAGGTGCGGGCCGTGGACGGGATCAGCTTCCGGGTGCCACGCGGGGAGATGGTGGGCTACATCGGGCCCAACGGCGCGGGCAAGTCCACCACCATCAAGATGCTCACCGGCATCCTGGTGCCCAGCGGCGGGAAGCTGCGGGTCGCGGGCATCGACCCGGCCGCGGACCGCACCCGGTTGGCCCGCCGGATGGGCGTGGTCTTCGGGCAGCGCACCACGCTGTGGTGGGACCTGCCGCTGCGCGACTCGTACGCGCTGGTGCGGCGGATGTACCGGATTCCGGACGACCGCTACCGGGTCAACCTGGAGCGGTGCGTGGAACTGCTCGACCTCGCCGAGCTGTTGGAGGCGCCGGTGCGTCAGCTCTCGCTCGGGCAGCGGATGCGCGGCGACATCGCGGCGGCGCTGCTGCATGACCCGGAGGTGCTCTACCTGGACGAGCCCACCATCGGGCTCGACGTGATCAGCAAGGCCAAGGTGCGCGAGTTCCTGCGCGAGGTGAACGCCGAGCAGGGGACGACCGTGCTGCTGACCACGCACGACCTGACCGACATCGAGCAGTTGTGCCGGCGCGTGATGGTGATCGACCACGGGCGGGTCATGTACGACGGCGGGTTGGAGGGGCTGCACGCCGTGGGGGAGAGCGAACGCACCCTCGTGGTGGACCTGGAGCGCGAACTCCCGCCCATCACGGGCATTCCGGGGGCGCGCACGGTCCGGGTCGAGGGGCCGCGCCAGTGGCTGGCGTTCCCGGCCACCGCCAGCGCCGCCCCCGTCGTCTCCGCCGTCGCGGCGGCGTACCCGCTGGTCGACCTCTCGGTGCGGGAACCGGACATCGAGGACGTGATCGCCAAGATGTACGCCGAGCGCGCCGGCTAG
- a CDS encoding DUF1707 domain-containing protein gives MTGELPPMRASDAERERVAEALREAVAEGRLTMEEFEERLELAYTARTHADLEPLVRDLPVPASMASPAPRPAHEPAGADASWPERIGGPATSRWGLAVMGGFQRAGRWVMPRAFTSVVVMGGGEIDLRDARFEERDVVVRCFALMGGISVIVPPDVEVHVNGVGIMGGFDQAATGDGAPEAPRVTVTGLAIWGAVGVERKRRKADIQREKQARRQEKAELKRLRKERELDGSKRELDGPGPDASGAAR, from the coding sequence ATGACCGGTGAACTCCCTCCGATGCGGGCTTCCGACGCCGAGCGCGAACGGGTTGCCGAGGCGTTGCGCGAAGCGGTCGCCGAGGGGCGGCTGACCATGGAGGAGTTCGAGGAGCGGCTGGAGCTGGCGTACACGGCGCGCACCCATGCCGACCTGGAACCGCTGGTACGGGACCTGCCGGTGCCGGCCTCCATGGCGAGCCCGGCCCCGCGACCGGCCCACGAACCGGCCGGCGCCGACGCGTCCTGGCCGGAGCGGATCGGCGGGCCGGCCACCTCGCGCTGGGGCCTCGCCGTGATGGGCGGCTTCCAGCGCGCCGGCCGCTGGGTCATGCCCCGCGCGTTCACCTCGGTCGTGGTGATGGGCGGCGGCGAGATCGACCTGCGGGACGCCCGGTTCGAGGAGCGCGACGTGGTGGTCCGCTGCTTCGCGCTGATGGGCGGGATCTCGGTGATCGTGCCGCCGGACGTCGAGGTGCACGTCAACGGCGTGGGCATCATGGGCGGCTTCGACCAGGCGGCGACCGGCGACGGGGCCCCGGAGGCGCCGCGCGTGACCGTGACCGGCCTCGCGATCTGGGGGGCCGTGGGCGTCGAGCGCAAGCGGCGCAAGGCCGACATCCAGCGCGAGAAGCAGGCCCGCCGCCAAGAGAAGGCGGAGCTGAAGCGGCTCCGCAAGGAGCGCGAACTCGACGGATCGAAGCGGGAACTCGACGGCCCCGGGCCGGACGCGAGCGGCGCGGCGCGGTGA
- a CDS encoding SGNH/GDSL hydrolase family protein, producing MTVSPLPRRTAYAVLAALAAVVILVSTAIFVGVGKSDGTAEPATGHGNEAAPASAGNWVGTWATSPTAAEPERANGLPRVSIRNVVRISVGGQQIRIRLSNLYGSRPLTISHASVALAAAPSDPAAASDSMRRLRFDNRASVTIPAGAHVISDPARLSVPDASDLLVTTYSPSPSGAVTYHPHARQISYAARGDHTEDTSGVAYTEQSPYWRYLTGVDVWTNKARGSVAVLGDSITDGITSTMGANRRWPDFLAERLRTERGAPRLGVLNQGISGNRVLTGGSQTPPHNPSGLSRFDRDVLGQTGVRAVVIHLGVNDILRLPHETNPDRIVGGLRQMVEQAHARGLRVVGGTLMPFYGHRGFTPELNGVRQAVNDQIRAGEVFDEVVDFDAALRDPAQPLRLLPQYDSGDHLHPSDEGYRAMARALNLQHLRGVAAATL from the coding sequence ATGACCGTGAGCCCCCTGCCCAGGCGTACGGCCTATGCCGTGCTCGCTGCGCTGGCGGCCGTGGTGATCCTCGTCTCCACCGCGATATTCGTCGGTGTCGGCAAGAGCGACGGCACCGCCGAGCCGGCCACCGGCCACGGCAACGAGGCCGCGCCGGCCTCGGCCGGTAACTGGGTCGGCACCTGGGCCACCTCGCCCACCGCCGCCGAACCAGAGCGCGCCAACGGCCTGCCCCGCGTGTCCATACGCAACGTCGTCCGCATCAGCGTGGGCGGCCAGCAGATACGCATCCGGCTCTCCAACCTCTACGGCTCGCGGCCGCTGACCATCAGCCACGCCTCCGTGGCCCTGGCCGCCGCGCCCAGCGACCCGGCCGCCGCCAGCGACAGCATGCGGCGGCTGCGCTTCGACAACAGGGCCTCGGTGACTATCCCGGCCGGTGCCCACGTCATCAGCGACCCGGCCAGGCTCAGCGTCCCGGACGCCAGCGACCTCCTGGTCACCACGTATTCCCCGAGCCCGTCCGGCGCCGTCACCTATCACCCGCACGCCCGACAGATCTCGTACGCGGCGCGCGGCGACCACACCGAGGACACCTCGGGGGTCGCCTACACCGAGCAGAGCCCGTACTGGCGGTACCTGACCGGCGTGGACGTGTGGACGAACAAGGCGCGCGGCTCCGTCGCGGTGCTCGGCGACTCGATCACCGACGGCATCACCTCCACCATGGGCGCCAACCGCCGCTGGCCCGACTTCCTCGCCGAGCGGCTGCGCACCGAGCGCGGCGCGCCCCGCCTGGGCGTGCTCAACCAGGGCATCAGCGGCAACCGGGTGCTCACCGGCGGCAGCCAGACCCCGCCGCACAACCCCAGCGGCCTCTCCCGCTTCGACCGGGACGTACTCGGCCAGACGGGGGTGCGGGCGGTGGTCATCCACCTCGGCGTCAACGACATCCTGCGCCTCCCGCACGAGACCAACCCCGACCGCATCGTGGGCGGTCTGCGGCAGATGGTCGAGCAGGCGCACGCGCGCGGCCTGCGCGTGGTCGGCGGCACGCTGATGCCCTTCTACGGCCATCGGGGCTTCACGCCGGAGCTCAACGGGGTGCGCCAGGCCGTCAACGACCAGATCCGCGCCGGCGAGGTCTTCGACGAGGTCGTCGACTTCGACGCGGCCCTGCGCGACCCGGCTCAGCCGCTGCGGCTACTCCCCCAGTACGACTCGGGCGACCACCTCCACCCCAGTGACGAGGGCTACCGGGCCATGGCGCGCGCCCTGAACCTCCAGCACCTGCGCGGCGTGGCCGCGGCCACGCTCTGA
- a CDS encoding DUF445 domain-containing protein produces the protein MERTYGDIDGAGTGGAGTGGVADADTGGGPGPAGGGTRPAPGGGGPGGPLAFSAADQEKQRAVRRMKTLATGLLLAVALVYVLAKWAQSAGLGGWSGYVAAAAEAGMVGALADWFAVTALFRRPLGLPIPHTAIIPTKKDQLGHSLGEFVGENFLAGDVVRQRLRAVGIGGRLGTWLAEPAHVDRVTAELATAVRGALTVLRDADVQAVVGEAITRRADAQEIAPGLGTMLEKVVADGGHRRVVDLVCVRAHDWLTLHSDSVMEAVTGGAPGWTPKFVDRKVGDRVYRELLRFVTEMRHMPDHPARGAVDRFLADFARDLQSDTDTRARVERLKSEVLGRGEVQDLIASAWGSVRAMIVAAAEDERSELRLRARAAILSLGTRLATDERLQRKVDGWLEDAAVYVVTTYRGEITSLITETVAGWDAEHTSRKIEAHIGRDLQFIRINGTVVGALAGLLIYTLTHTVVG, from the coding sequence ATGGAACGGACGTACGGGGACATCGACGGCGCGGGCACGGGCGGTGCGGGCACGGGCGGTGTGGCGGACGCGGACACCGGCGGCGGCCCGGGGCCGGCCGGGGGCGGGACGAGGCCCGCCCCCGGTGGCGGCGGGCCGGGCGGACCGCTGGCCTTCAGCGCCGCCGACCAGGAGAAGCAGCGTGCCGTGCGCCGGATGAAGACGCTGGCCACCGGCCTGCTGCTGGCCGTCGCGCTGGTGTACGTGCTGGCCAAGTGGGCCCAGTCGGCCGGCCTCGGCGGCTGGAGCGGGTACGTGGCGGCGGCGGCCGAGGCCGGGATGGTGGGCGCGCTCGCGGACTGGTTCGCGGTCACGGCGCTGTTCCGCCGCCCGCTGGGGCTGCCGATCCCGCACACGGCGATCATCCCGACCAAGAAGGACCAGCTCGGCCACAGCCTGGGCGAGTTCGTCGGCGAGAACTTTCTCGCCGGCGACGTCGTACGGCAGCGGCTGCGGGCCGTCGGCATCGGCGGCAGGCTCGGCACCTGGCTGGCCGAGCCGGCGCACGTGGACCGGGTTACCGCGGAGCTGGCCACCGCCGTGCGCGGCGCGCTGACCGTGCTGCGCGACGCGGACGTGCAGGCCGTGGTGGGCGAGGCGATAACCCGCCGGGCCGACGCCCAGGAGATCGCACCGGGCCTGGGCACCATGCTGGAGAAGGTCGTCGCCGACGGCGGGCACCGCCGGGTGGTGGACCTGGTGTGCGTGCGGGCCCACGACTGGCTGACCCTGCACAGCGACTCCGTCATGGAGGCGGTGACCGGCGGTGCGCCGGGGTGGACGCCGAAGTTCGTGGACCGCAAGGTGGGCGACCGGGTCTATCGCGAGCTGCTGCGCTTCGTGACCGAGATGCGCCACATGCCCGACCATCCCGCGCGCGGCGCGGTGGACCGGTTCCTGGCCGACTTCGCGCGCGACCTCCAGTCCGACACGGACACCCGGGCCCGCGTCGAGCGGCTCAAGAGCGAGGTGCTCGGGCGCGGCGAGGTACAGGACCTGATCGCGTCGGCCTGGGGCTCGGTCCGGGCGATGATCGTCGCCGCGGCCGAGGACGAGCGCAGCGAACTGCGGCTGCGGGCCCGCGCGGCCATCCTCTCCCTGGGCACCCGCCTGGCCACCGACGAGCGCCTGCAACGCAAGGTGGACGGCTGGCTTGAGGACGCGGCGGTGTACGTCGTGACGACGTACCGTGGCGAGATCACCTCGCTGATCACCGAGACGGTGGCGGGCTGGGACGCGGAGCACACCTCCCGCAAGATCGAGGCCCACATCGGCCGCGACCTCCAGTTCATCCGCATCAACGGCACGGTGGTGGGGGCGTTGGCCGGGCTGCTGATCTACACGCTGACGCACACGGTGGTGGGCTGA
- a CDS encoding VOC family protein: MRLTGFYPVICTAKPQESRDFYTRLLGFETTFAADWYVSLRRPGEPGYELALLDHTHPTLPEGHRVPAQGLLLNFEVEDVDAEWERLVTGEGLRPVLALRSEDFGQRHFIVADPNGVLIDVITPITPTAEYSEQYVTG; encoded by the coding sequence ATGAGACTGACCGGCTTCTATCCCGTGATCTGCACAGCCAAGCCGCAGGAGTCCCGCGACTTCTACACCCGGCTGCTGGGCTTCGAGACGACGTTCGCGGCCGACTGGTACGTCAGCCTGCGCCGGCCGGGAGAGCCCGGATACGAACTCGCCCTCCTCGACCACACCCACCCGACGCTTCCCGAGGGCCACCGGGTCCCCGCACAGGGCCTGCTGCTCAACTTCGAGGTGGAGGACGTGGACGCGGAATGGGAACGGCTCGTCACCGGCGAGGGACTACGCCCCGTACTCGCCCTGCGCAGTGAGGACTTCGGGCAGCGGCACTTCATCGTGGCCGACCCCAACGGCGTCCTCATCGACGTGATCACGCCCATCACCCCCACCGCGGAGTACTCCGAGCAGTACGTCACCGGCTGA
- a CDS encoding TetR/AcrR family transcriptional regulator, with protein MRQDGIRAQRREQTRQALLREGRRLFAGSGYAAVGLAEIVQAAGVTKGALYHHFTGKADLFRAVLEEVQQEVARRVAVAADVHDDPWTRLTAGCEEFLTATTDPDIQRIMLVDGPAVLGWSQWRAMDEAASARHLADALSLLIDRGTIAPQPVAPLVHLLSGAMNEAALWLASSSDPADLDHTKAALARLLGALRTG; from the coding sequence ATGCGACAGGACGGCATCCGGGCGCAGCGGCGGGAGCAGACCAGGCAGGCGCTGCTGCGGGAGGGGAGGCGCCTGTTCGCGGGCAGCGGCTACGCCGCTGTGGGCCTGGCGGAGATCGTCCAGGCCGCCGGGGTGACCAAGGGCGCGCTCTACCACCACTTCACGGGCAAGGCGGACCTCTTCCGCGCCGTCCTGGAGGAGGTGCAGCAGGAGGTGGCCCGCCGCGTGGCCGTGGCCGCCGACGTTCACGACGACCCCTGGACCCGGCTGACCGCCGGTTGCGAGGAGTTCCTCACCGCGACCACCGATCCGGACATCCAGCGGATCATGCTTGTCGACGGGCCCGCCGTGCTGGGCTGGAGCCAGTGGCGGGCGATGGACGAGGCCGCCTCGGCCCGCCATCTCGCCGACGCGCTGTCCCTGCTCATCGACCGGGGGACCATCGCCCCGCAGCCGGTCGCACCGCTGGTCCACCTCCTGTCGGGGGCGATGAACGAGGCCGCCCTGTGGCTCGCCTCCTCCTCCGACCCCGCGGACCTGGACCACACCAAGGCCGCGTTGGCGCGACTGCTCGGGGCGTTGCGCACGGGCTGA
- a CDS encoding helix-turn-helix transcriptional regulator, whose translation MKPKTQAGRTTSSELFGALLRHFRIRAGMTQDQLAGVLPVDRSLVGHFEAGVRTPDRKHVEVFDALLGADGLLLEMWETIDWAAAQPKHPDWFKRRAEMDAKLTALREYQNQVMPGLLQTEAYARALFQQKSLSEDEVEQLVRARLSRQERFLDSNGPLLICVIDESALRTVVGGPRVMRDQCAHLLAVGRQPNIRVQIAPAGHADLLRPNTPMSLITLPDGRDWLYSESLDSGHFTSHPAVIARHAQDYDVLRADALSAVESAALIRDVMEGYGQHEHPRSQRGDVAQVQLQRQQRRQLRRGGPRISRSRSRA comes from the coding sequence GTGAAACCCAAGACCCAGGCGGGCCGTACGACCTCATCTGAACTGTTCGGCGCCCTGTTGCGCCACTTCCGGATCAGAGCAGGGATGACGCAGGATCAGCTAGCCGGCGTCCTGCCGGTGGACCGTTCCCTCGTTGGGCACTTCGAAGCAGGCGTCCGCACGCCGGACCGCAAACATGTCGAGGTCTTCGACGCCCTACTGGGCGCCGACGGGCTGCTGTTGGAGATGTGGGAGACGATCGACTGGGCCGCCGCGCAGCCCAAGCATCCTGACTGGTTCAAGCGCCGGGCGGAGATGGACGCCAAGTTGACGGCGCTGCGTGAGTACCAGAACCAGGTGATGCCCGGCCTACTTCAGACAGAGGCTTACGCGCGGGCGCTGTTCCAGCAGAAGAGCTTGAGCGAAGACGAGGTGGAGCAGCTTGTACGGGCACGACTCAGTCGGCAAGAACGCTTTCTCGACTCGAACGGACCGCTGTTGATCTGTGTCATCGACGAAAGCGCACTCCGCACCGTCGTGGGCGGCCCGCGTGTGATGCGCGATCAGTGCGCACATCTGTTGGCCGTAGGGCGGCAGCCGAACATCCGGGTGCAGATCGCTCCAGCAGGACATGCGGATCTCCTGCGCCCCAACACACCGATGTCGCTGATCACGCTCCCCGACGGGCGCGACTGGCTGTACTCGGAGTCACTCGACAGCGGCCACTTCACTTCTCATCCGGCAGTTATCGCGAGGCATGCCCAGGACTACGATGTGCTGCGGGCGGATGCCCTGTCCGCCGTCGAGTCCGCCGCTCTCATCAGAGACGTGATGGAAGGGTATGGCCAGCATGAACACCCCCGATCTCAGCGCGGCGATGTGGCGCAAGTCCAGCTACAGCGGCAACAACGGCGGCAACTGCGTCGAGGTGGCCCCCGGATTTCCCGGAGTCGTTCCCGTGCGTGA
- a CDS encoding DUF397 domain-containing protein has product MWRKSSYSGNNGGNCVEVAPGFPGVVPVRDSKDPNGPALAFSSSTWAAFVAGVKAGDFGA; this is encoded by the coding sequence ATGTGGCGCAAGTCCAGCTACAGCGGCAACAACGGCGGCAACTGCGTCGAGGTGGCCCCCGGATTTCCCGGAGTCGTTCCCGTGCGTGACTCCAAGGACCCCAACGGCCCGGCGCTTGCCTTCAGTTCGTCGACGTGGGCGGCGTTTGTGGCGGGTGTGAAGGCGGGGGACTTCGGCGCGTAG
- a CDS encoding DUF397 domain-containing protein, with protein sequence MANMNSPDLSAAMWRKSSYSGDNGGNCVEVAPGFPGVVPVRDSKDPGGPALAFDASAWSAFVAGVKAGDFGA encoded by the coding sequence ATGGCCAACATGAACTCCCCCGATCTCAGCGCGGCGATGTGGCGCAAGTCCAGCTACAGCGGCGACAACGGCGGCAACTGCGTCGAGGTGGCCCCCGGATTTCCCGGAGTCGTTCCCGTGCGTGACTCCAAGGACCCCGGTGGTCCGGCGTTGGCCTTCGACGCGTCGGCCTGGTCGGCGTTCGTGGCGGGTGTGAAGGCGGGCGACTTCGGCGCGTAG
- a CDS encoding dirigent protein — MVASHVESTVASPKKRGNPLKGGIKRATLAKCVAVSLAAATVGFCTLGTAGAQTPEQAPDRKQAEIINFTFHNEQYAENDLAPSGASLGDMNSYSGSLVKDGRTIGRGGGTCQGVHLDGAKLTMQCLVTLDLEGGSLTMQSLAVKDSKTVEMAITGGTGAYNTARGTVQWWDIGAPIETVRATILR; from the coding sequence ATGGTCGCCAGTCATGTGGAATCCACTGTCGCGTCCCCGAAGAAGCGGGGAAATCCGTTGAAGGGGGGAATCAAGCGGGCGACGCTCGCGAAGTGCGTCGCTGTTTCCCTGGCCGCCGCCACGGTCGGCTTCTGCACACTGGGCACCGCGGGCGCCCAGACCCCGGAGCAGGCCCCGGACAGGAAACAGGCCGAGATCATCAATTTCACGTTCCACAACGAGCAGTACGCGGAGAACGACCTCGCCCCGTCGGGAGCCAGCCTGGGAGACATGAACTCCTATTCCGGCTCGCTCGTCAAGGACGGCCGCACTATCGGCCGGGGCGGCGGTACGTGCCAGGGCGTGCACCTCGACGGCGCCAAGTTGACGATGCAGTGCCTGGTCACCCTGGACCTTGAGGGCGGCTCGCTGACCATGCAGTCGCTCGCGGTGAAGGATTCCAAGACGGTCGAGATGGCCATCACCGGCGGCACGGGCGCCTACAACACCGCGCGGGGCACGGTGCAGTGGTGGGACATCGGCGCGCCGATCGAGACGGTACGGGCCACCATCCTGCGCTGA
- a CDS encoding PhzF family phenazine biosynthesis protein, whose amino-acid sequence MRIHVVTAFTDRPFTGNPAGVCLLPAGPWPQDAWMQRVAAEMNHSETAFALPLPATDEADWAIRWFAPLVETNLCGHATLATAHVLRTEHGVLGAVRFASRHSGTLVTHADASGDITLDFPAAPGTEVPVPDGLVSVLGTEPEATYRTGALGDLLTVLPDETTVRAVTPDLAAMAELTRRERLRGVIITSPPTVADVQQGHGSPYDFVSRFFSPAEGILEDPATGSAHTALAPYWSARLGRDRLTGFQVSARTGVIHTALHGDRVHLTGNAVTVLDGTLHV is encoded by the coding sequence ATGCGCATTCACGTGGTGACCGCCTTCACCGACCGACCGTTCACCGGAAACCCTGCGGGCGTGTGCCTGCTGCCCGCCGGGCCGTGGCCCCAGGACGCCTGGATGCAGCGGGTGGCCGCCGAGATGAACCACTCGGAGACCGCGTTCGCCCTGCCGCTGCCCGCGACGGACGAGGCCGACTGGGCCATTCGCTGGTTCGCCCCGCTCGTCGAGACCAACCTGTGCGGCCATGCCACATTGGCCACGGCGCACGTGCTGCGGACCGAACACGGCGTCCTCGGCGCCGTACGGTTCGCCAGCCGCCACAGCGGCACCCTCGTCACGCACGCCGACGCGAGCGGCGACATCACCCTGGACTTCCCGGCCGCGCCCGGCACCGAGGTGCCCGTACCGGACGGGCTGGTCAGCGTGCTCGGGACCGAACCCGAGGCGACGTACCGCACGGGCGCGCTCGGGGACCTGCTGACCGTCCTGCCCGACGAGACCACCGTCCGGGCCGTCACCCCCGACCTGGCCGCCATGGCCGAACTGACCCGCCGGGAGCGACTGCGGGGCGTCATCATCACGTCCCCACCGACCGTCGCCGACGTGCAACAGGGCCACGGTTCTCCGTACGACTTCGTCTCCCGCTTCTTCTCGCCGGCCGAGGGCATCCTTGAGGACCCCGCCACCGGCAGCGCCCACACGGCCCTCGCCCCGTACTGGTCGGCGCGGCTCGGCCGGGATCGGCTCACCGGGTTCCAGGTCTCCGCGCGCACCGGCGTGATCCACACCGCGCTGCACGGCGACCGCGTTCACCTCACGGGGAACGCCGTCACCGTCCTGGACGGCACCCTGCACGTCTGA